CCGTTACACCTCCGCCTGCCAGACCATCGGCGGCACCTCGGGCTCGCCGGTCATCGACCAGGCCACCGGCAAGGTCGTCGCCGTCAACAACACCGGCAACGAGGACGGCGAGCGCTGCACGGAGAACAACCCGTGCGAGGTCGACGCGAGCGGCAACGTCACCGTCCGCGAGGGCATCAACTACGCCCAGGAGATCTACAACATCCCGGCCTGCTTCACCACGGGCAACCAGCTCAACCTGAGCGCGAGCACCTGCACCCTGCCCAAGCCGTAAGCGGGACAGGGGCGTTCCGTCACACGGGACTGCGACGGACCGCCCGCCCCGCAAGGACGTCCGTGCGCCGGCCGTCCTCGATCACGAACCGTCCGTCGACCAGGACGTGCGGGATGCCGGTCGGCAGCCTGCGCGGCTCGTCGAAGGTCGAGCCCGGCGCGACCGTGTCCGGGTCGAAGAGGACCAGGTCGGCGCGGTGCCCCTCGCGGACCAGACCCCGGTCCGGCAGGCGCAGCCGGGACGCCGGGCGCGAGGTGAGGTGCGCGACGCACTCCTCCAGGGAGAGGACGCCCAACTCCCTCACATACGTGCCGAGATACCGCGGGAAGGTGCCGTACGCCCGCGGATGCGGCTTGGCGCCCTGCAGGATGCCGTCGGAACCGCCCGTGTGGACGGGGTGGCGCATGATCTGCCGGACGTTCTCCTCGTGGCCGACGTGCTGGAGGATCGACGGGGCCAGCCGGTCGCCGAGCAGAAGCCGGCGGGCGGTCGTCCAGGGGCTCTCGCCGCGGGAGCGCGCCGACTCCGCGACCGTACGGCCGACGAGGTCCGCGAAGGCCGGGTCGCCGACGCCCGAGATCTCGACGGTGTCCCACTCGACGGGCACGCCGTGGCAGCCGTCGGCGCCGATCTGCTCCAGGTGATGCCGGATCCGCTCGGCCGTGTCGTCGTCCGCGAGCCGCTTCAGGACCGCCTCGGGGCCGCCCTCGCTCGCCCAACTCGGCAGCAGGGCCGCGAGGGTGGTGGAGCCGGGTGTGTAGGGATACGTGTCCAGGCTGATGTCGGCGCCCGAGGCCAGTGCCTCGTCCAGGAGGGCCAGCAGCTCCGGCGCCCGGCCCTTGTTCACGCCGAAGTTCATGGTGGCGTGCGCGAGATGGAGCGGGCAGCCGGCCTCCCTGGCCAGGGCGACCATCTCCTCGTACGCCTCCAGGGCCCCCGCGCCGTACGAGCGGTGGTGCGGGCAGTAGTAGCCGCCGTACCGGGCCACCACCCGGCACAGTTCGGTGAGTTCGGCGTCCTTGGCGTACATGCCGGGCGTGTACGTCAGGCCCGACGACATGCCGAGTGCGCCCTGCTCCATGCCCTCCGCGACCAGTCGGCGCATCCGGTCGAGCTCCGCCGGGGTCGCCTCGCGGTCCTCCCAGCCGACGGCGAGCGCGCGGACCGTGCCCTGCGGGATCAGATAGGCCGCGTTGACGGCGATCCCGCGGTCGAGGCGGTCCAGGTACTCGCCGACCGACCGCCAGTCGAAGTCGACGTCGTCGCCGTAGCCGTTCCAGCCGGTGATGGCGCGCCGGACCTCCTCCAGGGTGCGGTCGTCGACCGGGGCGTACGACAGCCCGTCCTGGCCCAGGACTTCGAGTGTGACCCCCTGAGCGGCCTTGGCGCTGTGGTCGGGGTCGCGCAGCAGGGCCAGGTCGCTGTGGGCGTGCATGTCGATGAAGCCGGGGGACAGGACGAGACCCTCGGCGTCCAACTCCCGCCGTGCTTCGGGGCGTTGACACCCCGCTGCGGCGGCCTCCTTGACGATGGACACGATCCGGCCACCGTCGACCGCCACGTCGGCGCGGTACGAGGGAGCGCCGCTGCCGTCGACGACGTCCGCGTCCCGGATGACGAGCTCTTCCATGGCCGTACTCCTTTCGGGGCTCAGAAAGGGCTCAGAAGAACGTGCGGATGTAGTCGACGACCGTGCCGTCGGCCTCCGCCACCGGGATCAGCTGCCACTTGTCGAAGGACGTGCACGGGTGGGAGAGGCCGAGTCCGAGCCAGTCTCCGACCTCCAGGTCGGCTTCCCCGGTCGTACGCAGCCAGGCGTGCTGGTCGGAGAGGGCGGTCACCTCGATGCCGGTGGCCGGGTGCTCGGTGCCGTCGCGGCGGACCACCTGGGCGAACGGGAGGTCGAGGTCGTAGGCCGCGTCCCGCTTGCCCGCGTTGCTGAAGGCCTGGTCGGGGGAGGGGCGGGAGACGATCTGCGTCCACAGCCGGAACGCGGGCTCCAGCGCGCCCTCCTCGGGGACCCGGTTGAAGGGGGACAGCTTGCGGTAGTGGCCGTCGTCGTGCGAGACGTACGCCCCCGAGCGGAGCAACTTCAGTACGGGGGCGGAGAGTTCGGGGATCCGGGCGAACTCGTCGGCGACGGCGTCGAACCAGGCGCTGCCACCTGCGCTGACCACGATCCCGTCCGGGCCCACGTCGGTGAACCGTCCCGCCTTGTCGAAGTCCGCGGCCAGGGCGACGAGCCGGCGCAGCCACGCGTGCACGCGCTCCGGGTTCGCCTGCGGGACCTCGCCCTCGTAACCGGCGACGCCGACGAGCCGAAGCGTCCCGGTGGCCGCCACCGCGTCGGCGACCGCAGCGCACTCCGCCTCCGTACGGACGCCGGTGCGGGCGCCCTCACCGGCGGCGAGTTCGACGACGACGTCCAGGGGGCGGGCGGCGTCCCGCAGGGCCGCGTCCATCAGCTCGACCCCGCGCACGGAGTCGACGTAGCAGAGGAAGCGGAAGTCCTCGTCGGCCGCCAGTTCCCCGGCGATCCAGCGCAGTGCCGCCGGGTCCACGAGCT
This is a stretch of genomic DNA from Streptomyces sp. NBC_00285. It encodes these proteins:
- a CDS encoding N-acyl-D-amino-acid deacylase family protein, producing MEELVIRDADVVDGSGAPSYRADVAVDGGRIVSIVKEAAAAGCQRPEARRELDAEGLVLSPGFIDMHAHSDLALLRDPDHSAKAAQGVTLEVLGQDGLSYAPVDDRTLEEVRRAITGWNGYGDDVDFDWRSVGEYLDRLDRGIAVNAAYLIPQGTVRALAVGWEDREATPAELDRMRRLVAEGMEQGALGMSSGLTYTPGMYAKDAELTELCRVVARYGGYYCPHHRSYGAGALEAYEEMVALAREAGCPLHLAHATMNFGVNKGRAPELLALLDEALASGADISLDTYPYTPGSTTLAALLPSWASEGGPEAVLKRLADDDTAERIRHHLEQIGADGCHGVPVEWDTVEISGVGDPAFADLVGRTVAESARSRGESPWTTARRLLLGDRLAPSILQHVGHEENVRQIMRHPVHTGGSDGILQGAKPHPRAYGTFPRYLGTYVRELGVLSLEECVAHLTSRPASRLRLPDRGLVREGHRADLVLFDPDTVAPGSTFDEPRRLPTGIPHVLVDGRFVIEDGRRTDVLAGRAVRRSPV
- a CDS encoding amino acid deaminase, producing the protein MSLGTGTEALARLAQDRVDHRFKGLPPDADGLTVAELAAQRRNLFTGGFTTPVLALSAERLEHNLALMERYATRHGLAFAPHGKTTMAPQLFRRQIEHGAWGITLAVPHQVRVARAYGIQRIFLANQLVDPAALRWIAGELAADEDFRFLCYVDSVRGVELMDAALRDAARPLDVVVELAAGEGARTGVRTEAECAAVADAVAATGTLRLVGVAGYEGEVPQANPERVHAWLRRLVALAADFDKAGRFTDVGPDGIVVSAGGSAWFDAVADEFARIPELSAPVLKLLRSGAYVSHDDGHYRKLSPFNRVPEEGALEPAFRLWTQIVSRPSPDQAFSNAGKRDAAYDLDLPFAQVVRRDGTEHPATGIEVTALSDQHAWLRTTGEADLEVGDWLGLGLSHPCTSFDKWQLIPVAEADGTVVDYIRTFF